In Colletotrichum higginsianum IMI 349063 chromosome 3, whole genome shotgun sequence, a genomic segment contains:
- a CDS encoding Pyrroline-5-carboxylate reductase, whose product MAPTLESSKIAFIASNNYIIFIVIRAPLSPPRIHTKRGVIVPGGGNMAAAIIGGLVAKGIDKQNVIVSEPWDVNREKMAALGVRTTTSNAEAFAGADIAILAVKPQVAKAVCNELGAAVSSASGRDTVPVVVSIAAGITLEALRKWLALDDGRTPHVVRVMPNTPALVGEGASGLFAAPDVTDDEKKLTEALMASVSKATEWVDKEELIDVVTGLSGSGPAYFFAMVEHLISSAVGLGLSPEQAKRLAAQTCLGAGKMLVESPEAPGQLRKNVTSPNGTTHAALQSFEASGFQDIVDKAVKAATSRGEELGKTLGNQ is encoded by the exons ATGGCGCCTACCCTCGAGTCCAGCAAGATCGCCTTCATCG CAAGCAACAACtacatcatcttcatcgtcatccgtgcccctctctctccaccaAGAATTCACACTAAACGCGGGGTAATCGTGccaggcggcggcaacaTGGCCGCGGCCATCATCGGAGGCCTGGTCGCCAAGGGCATTGACAAGCAGAACGTCATCGTCTCGGAGCCGTGGGACGTGAACCGCGAGAAGatggccgccctcggcgtccggACGACCACCTCCAACGCCGAGgccttcgccggcgccgacatcgCCATCCTGGCCGTCAAGCCCCaggtcgccaaggccgtctgcaacgagctcggcgccgccgtctcctccgcctccggGCGCGACaccgtccccgtcgtcgtctccatcgccgccggcatcaccctcgaggccctgcggAAGTGGctggccctcgacgacggccgcacGCCCCACGTCGTGCGCGTCATGCCCAACACgcccgccctcgtcggcgagggcgcctcgggcctcttcgccgcccccgacgtcaccgacgacgagaagaagctgacCGAGGCGCTCATGGCGAGCGTCAGCAAGGCCACCGAGTGggtcgacaaggaggagctGATCGACGTCGTCACTGGCTTGTCGG GATCCGGCCCCGCCTACTTCTTCGCCATGGTCGAGCACCTCATCTCCAGCGCcgtcggtctcggcctctcGCCCGAGCAGGCGAAGCGCCTGGCCGCCCAGACCtgcctcggcgccggcaagatGCTCGTCGAGTCGCCCGAGGCCCCCGGCCAGCTGCGCAAGAACGTCACCAGCCCCAACGGCACGACGCACGCCGCGCTGCAGAGCTTCGAGGCGTCCGGCTTCCAGGACATTGTCgacaaggccgtcaaggctGCGACGTcccgcggcgaggagctcggaAAGACGCTGGGTAACCAGTAG
- a CDS encoding Phosphotransferase enzyme family protein produces the protein MARENVTRAPRRWSVLEDYIHQLTPYDKFVSSIGKNGRPAKFETVDMADLTTIGSLPGKTGARVVTRRSSGICPTSRFVFKGIDFESYKRDGRDFREHQEKTLLHEIRTLHALPPHPNIMPCPRTLVVVQDCDNKHRICGFLQPAMEKDSVDEQIMRANRAGRRLPAKLKAKWCYQMALAIQHTHQVAESFHMDLKPGNILVDDENNLRLIDWEQSGFSMFTHPPEITVDQEAEEESRPGTAVDGSGCGSGGGRPRIIYTPHVGGPRRNQKWGFPDWNVLPEWKTTCPRAAELAEVFSLGRTMWMLLEQVEQSADRARWTAAARDVPEEWKNMVMRCIERDPNNRPELDEVVAFWRRQV, from the coding sequence ATGGCGAGAGAAAACGTAACCCGGGCACCGAGGAGGTGGTCTGTTCTGGAGGACTACATCCATCAGCTCACTCCTTATGACAAGTTCGTCTCCAGCATCGGCAAGAATGGGCGACCTGCGAAATTCGAGACCGTGGACATGGCCGACCTCACAACCATCGGCTCGCTACCGGGAAAGACGGGCGCGAGGGTCGTCACGAGAAGGTCCTCCGGCATTTGCCCGACGTCGAGATTCGTCTTCAAAGGCATCGACTTTGAGAGCTACAAGAGAGACGGCAGAGACTTCAGAGAACATCAAGAGAAGACGCTCCTCCACGAGATCCGCACCCTGCACGCCCTCCCGCCCCACCCGAACATCATGCCCTGTCCCAGGactctcgtcgtcgtgcaGGACTGCGACAACAAGCACCGCATATGCGGCTTCCTGCAGCCCGCCATGGAGAAGGACTCGGTCGACGAGCAGATCATGCGCGCGAACAGGGCGGGCCGGCGCCTCCCggccaagctcaaggccaAGTGGTGCTACCAGATGGCCCTGGCGATCCAGCACACGCACCAGGTCGCCGAGAGCTTCCACATGGACCTCAAGCCCGGCAACatccttgtcgacgacgagaacaaTCTGCGCCTTATCGACTGGGAACAGAGCGGCTTCTCCATGTTCACACACCCGCCCGAGATCACCGTCGAtcaggaggccgaggaggagtcGCGCCCCGGCACCGCtgtcgacggcagcggctgcggcagcggcggcggcaggccGAGGATCATCTACACGCCGCACGTGGGCGGGCCGCGCAGGAACCAGAAGTGGGGGTTCCCGGACTGGAACGTCCTCCCGGAGTGGAAGACGACATGCCCGCGGGCTGcggagctggccgaggtcttCAGTCTCGGCAGGACGATGTGGATGCTGCTggagcaggtcgagcagTCCGCCGATCGGGCCCGGTggacagcggcggcgagggacgTGCCGGAGGAGTGGAAGAACATGGTGATGCGGTGCATTGAGAGGGACCCGAACAACAGACCCGAGTTGGACGAGGTCGTGGCTTTTTGGCGGAGACAAGTTTAG
- a CDS encoding Monocarboxylate transporter, which yields MTTDEDHSILRLQEVLQRHGIGTRRTIVAANTNLRLWEPADVDAVLQQVKLRGRNHNPCGREFNRYRGLGLGLKIFMYSCIGGGFALGIPIYLVHSTIRMFKQWSVSVFRQTWNEYGLTGLLTLGSDFDRYIKAPLGLVRQSVKQQAALCVNRNGNFKVMADGYSVMSHVWEETMGWNSPEGFGKVDLSLRRKGIHKAHFHKFFDRCGATWLWVDVLAMPEVLEDMSPQQQSETELLRVGVINNLNGIYRRADRVVVLDSLALQLKTGSLVDVAVVLCLGRWVTRMWTLAEARLGRRVLVKTEDGEVDLDDVIDLLEGEVLDPDHRYAGLARTLSTKRGETPSRATYELTDLVAAYRFAQTGEAVDEIRAAYPLLGLKWEVGWGQSDGVFHLKEAFPAESEALAAFCEERGLPGASSSSSE from the coding sequence ATGACCACCGATGAGGACCATTCCATCCTTCGGCTACAGGAGGTGCTGCAGCGTCATGGCATCGGGACCCGCAGGACCATTGTTGCGGCCAACACAAACCTTCGCCTCTGGGAGCCCGCTGACGTGGATGCCGTCCTCCAACAAGTCAAGCTCCGAGGCCGCAACCACAACCCGTGCGGGCGGGAGTTCAATCGATACCgcggtctcggcctcgggctcAAGATCTTCATGTACTCttgcatcggcggcggcttcgccCTGGGGATCCCCATCTATCTCGTTCACTCGACCATCCGGATGTTCAAGCAGTGGTCCGTCTCCGTGTTCCGCCAGACGTGGAACGAATACGGGCTTACAGGGCTGCTCACCCTTGGGTCAGACTTTGACCGGTATATCAAAGCCCCTCTCGGCTTGGTGCGGCAGTCGGTCAAGCAGCAGGCGGCGCTCTGTGTCAACCGCAACGGGAACTTTAAGGTGATGGCCGATGGGTACTCCGTCATGTCCCATGTGTGGGAGGAGACGATGGGCTGGAACAGCCCCGAGGGATTCGGCAAGGTCGACTTGAGCCTGCGAAGAAAGGGAATCCACAAGGCGCATTTCCACAAGTTCTTCGACCGGTGCGGCGCGACGTGGCTTTGGGTCGATGTGCTGGCCATGCCGGAGGTCCTTGAGGACATGAGCCCACAGCAGCAAAGCGAGACGGAACTCTTGCGTGTCGGAGTGATCAACAACCTCAACGGCATATACCGGAGAGCAGATAGAGTTGTCGTGCTGGACAGCCTGGCACTGCAACTCAAAACCGGTAGCTTGGTCGAcgtggccgtcgtcctcTGTCTCGGCCGCTGGGTGACAAGGATGTGGACTCTTGCCGAAGCTCGGCTGGGTCGAAGGGTTCTGGTCAAgaccgaggacggcgaggtcgatcTTGACGACGTTATCGACCTGTTGGAAGGAGAGGTCCTGGATCCCGACCATCGGTACGCCGGTCTTGCAAGGACTCTGTCGACTAAACGTGGTGAAACTCCGTCCAGAGCGACATACGAGCTTACAGATCTGGTCGCGGCTTACAGATTTGCGCAGACGGGAGAGGCTGTCGACGAAATCCGGGCAGCTTATCCTTTACTTGGCCTCAAGTGGGAAGTTGGATGGGGACAGAGCGACGGGGTTTTTCACTTGAAGGAAGCGTTTCCGGCCGAGTCGGAAGCTCTTGCCGCCTTTTGCGAGGAACGAGGGCTGCCCggtgcttcttcttcttcttctgagTAG
- a CDS encoding Monocarboxylate transporter yields the protein MGVNGALSNSRIKEILMRHGMSPKTSQECALNELRGWSTSAVESVLSKIKRPCIGHCPLNYTSPDPDETSIGRRLGSWLPSAWVRPPLGLVRQAVDERKALCVNRRFQWSLCGDGYFAVSHVWGEGIRADPKGRGLAHQHLTRVFDALASTGAEWIWLDVLAVPNADPEGLNLSPEEKELQVKVINTLPQVYEGATAVIVFDALVLQMHGASSADVAVGLVCGAWISRVWTYQEIRLAKKALIVTADRIYTWDEIVKNLWQLVEDDDDGSRQGGPPRLSRFYSLYLSMAILQYINETGLSLTDISFASATRQSTYEIDYARSLFALVDLPWDPAWKTSAPGMQAIYQHRRQDASRLVAMYGAKRLKVSPRWAPSRLAGLEGTVHGDMIWEERGLRGMWYRERIASFTELVLGKGRRAMRLFLSDRDCDLWCEVLVGADEEAETIDGFKKAVGDGRAFLFCKHQIADGVGLERGTASQALVVETLDGGQDGEVDVLFATALRAVQGESSGEQSSVLLRH from the coding sequence ATGGGCGTCAATGGTGCCCTTTCGAATTCGAGGATCAAGGAGATCCTCATGAGACATGGCATGAGCCCCAAAACATCCCAGGAATGCGCCCTCAACGAGCTGAGAGGCTGGTCGACATCCGCAGTCGAGAGCGTCTTGTCCAAGATCAAGAGACCCTGTATCGGCCACTGCCCACTGAACTACACCAGTCCCGACCCCGACGAGACCTCGATCGGGCGTCGTCTTGGTTCCTGGCTGCCTTCGGCATGGGTCAGGCCACCTCTGGGACTCGTGCGacaggccgtcgacgagagaAAAGCGCTCTGCGTGAACAGAAGATTCCAGTGGAGTCTCTGCGGCGATGGTTACTTCGCCGTCTCCCACGTCTGGGGGGAGGGCATCCGGGCCGACCCCAAAGGCCGCGGCCTCGCCCACCAGCATCTGACGAGGGTCTTTGACGCCCTAGCGAGCACGGGAGCCGAATGGATATGGCtggacgtcctcgccgtcccgaACGCCGATCCGGAGGGCCTTAACCTGAGCCCGGAGGAAAAGGAGCTGCAGGTGAAGGTCATCAACACCCTCCCACAAGTCTACGAAGGGGCCActgccgtcatcgtcttcgatgcCCTGGTGCTGCAGATGCACGGTGCCTCGtcggccgacgtcgccgtcgggcTCGTCTGCGGGGCGTGGATCTCGAGGGTATGGACGTACCAAGAGATCCGGCTGGCAAAGAAGGCCCTCATCGTGACCGCCGACCGGATATACACCTGGGACGAAATCGTCAAGAATCTTTGGCAACttgtcgaagacgacgacgacgggtcACGTCAAGGAGGCCCGCCCAGGCTCAGCAGGTTCTACTCTTTATACCTTTCCATGGCGATCTTGCAATACATCAATGAAACCGGCCTTTCCCTCACCGACATCTCATTtgcgtcggcgacgcggcaGTCGACGTACGAGATCGACTACGCGCGGTCTCTCTTCGCGCTAGTGGACCTGCCATGGGACCCGGCGTGGAAAACATCGGCGCCGGGCATGCAGGCTATCTACCAGCATCGCCGTCAAGACGCTTCCCGCTTGGTCGCAATGTATGGAGCGAAGAGGCTGAAAGTCAGTCCGCGGTGGGCGCCGTCCCGGCTGGCTGGGCTCGAGGGGACGGTCCACGGTGACATGATttgggaagagagaggacTGCGGGGAATGTGGTATCGGGAGCGAATTGCGAGCTTCACCGAACTCGTGTTGGGAAAAGGACGCCGGGCGATGAGGTTGTTCCTGAGTGACCGGGACTGTGACTTGTGGTGTGAGGTGCTggttggcgccgacgaggaagccgagACTATCGATGGCTTCAAGAAAGCCGTTGGAGACGGGCGGGCGTTTCTGTTCTGCAAGCATCAGATCGCAGACGGTGTTGGACTCGAACGAGGGACGGCCAGCCAGGCGCTGGTTGTCGAGACTCTGGATGGGGGCCAGGACGGCGAAGTGGATGTGCTGTTTGCGACAGCACTGAGGGCAGTCCAGGGTGAGTCGAGCGGCGAACAATCTTCAGTCTTGTTAAGACATTGA